A part of Paenibacillus sp. sptzw28 genomic DNA contains:
- the bioB gene encoding biotin synthase BioB codes for MDWNAFARKALNGELLTPEEGLAVLEAGNDEILPIMQAAFAVRKHYYGKKVKLNMIINAKSGLCPEDCGYCSQSIVSTAPVKKYTLLDKDTLLAGAREAMSRKAGTYCIVAAGKGPTDKELEQVVEAVREIRDTMPLKICACLGILKDGQAERLAEAGVHRYNHNLNTSRANYPSITTTHTYDQRVETVEQVKTHGMSPCSGVIIGMGETDREIVEMAYALRELDADSIPINFLNAIPGTPLENAGRTPAMKALKVLALFRFICPSKEIRAAGGREVNLRTLQPLSLYAVNSLFVGDYLTTAGQEVTTDHQMIEDLGFEIEMCAL; via the coding sequence ATGGATTGGAATGCTTTCGCCCGGAAGGCGCTGAATGGCGAGCTTTTGACACCCGAGGAGGGACTGGCTGTCCTGGAAGCGGGCAACGACGAGATACTGCCGATTATGCAGGCCGCTTTCGCGGTCCGGAAGCATTACTACGGCAAGAAGGTAAAGCTGAACATGATCATCAATGCCAAGAGCGGCCTCTGTCCCGAAGACTGCGGCTACTGCTCCCAATCGATTGTCTCAACGGCCCCTGTCAAGAAGTATACTTTGCTCGATAAGGACACGCTGCTGGCAGGCGCACGCGAAGCGATGTCGCGTAAAGCGGGTACCTACTGCATCGTAGCCGCAGGCAAAGGTCCGACCGATAAGGAGCTTGAGCAAGTCGTAGAGGCAGTGCGCGAAATCCGCGATACGATGCCGCTCAAAATATGCGCGTGCCTGGGCATCTTGAAGGACGGCCAAGCCGAACGGCTGGCCGAAGCCGGCGTTCACCGCTACAACCACAACCTGAACACCAGCAGGGCCAACTACCCTTCTATTACGACGACACATACGTACGACCAGCGTGTCGAAACAGTGGAACAGGTCAAAACGCACGGCATGTCCCCCTGCTCGGGCGTTATTATCGGCATGGGCGAGACGGACCGCGAAATCGTCGAAATGGCATATGCCCTGCGCGAGCTTGATGCGGATTCGATTCCAATTAACTTTCTGAATGCGATCCCGGGAACTCCGCTGGAAAATGCGGGACGTACTCCCGCCATGAAAGCGCTGAAGGTGCTGGCGCTGTTCCGTTTCATCTGCCCTTCGAAAGAAATACGGGCGGCGGGCGGACGCGAAGTGAACCTTCGCACACTGCAGCCTCTGTCGCTGTATGCGGTCAATTCGCTGTTTGTCGGCGACTATCTGACGACAGCGGGTCAGGAAGTGACCACTGATCATCAAATGATCGAAGACCTGGGCTTCGAAATCGAAATGTGCGCACTATGA
- the bioD gene encoding dethiobiotin synthase, with product MSRVRGLFVTGTDTGVGKTVVTAAIAAALRAGGMNIGVWKPVQSGAPLGSGVTDAERLLRGAGIDERPEAVAPFTFDAPLAPALAAQAAGVTLTLEALAAAGEPLARRYEALLIEGAGGVAVPLTEDALVVDWIAALGTPALIVARAGLGTVNHTLLTASLLRQRGIPIAGVVLNDGADGLARGYDPSVATNAELIERYGGLRVLGRFPRVSDEPETEELAGSAGLTIDLTPVIAALAST from the coding sequence ATGAGCCGGGTACGAGGCTTGTTTGTAACCGGCACCGATACCGGGGTCGGCAAGACGGTGGTTACGGCGGCGATTGCCGCAGCGCTTCGCGCCGGAGGGATGAACATCGGCGTCTGGAAGCCGGTGCAGTCAGGTGCGCCGCTTGGCAGCGGCGTCACCGACGCGGAGCGGCTGCTGCGCGGCGCCGGCATTGACGAGCGGCCCGAGGCCGTGGCGCCGTTCACCTTCGACGCGCCGCTTGCACCGGCGCTTGCCGCCCAAGCCGCCGGCGTGACGCTGACGCTCGAAGCGCTGGCCGCCGCGGGAGAGCCGCTTGCCCGGCGCTACGAGGCGCTGCTCATAGAAGGCGCCGGCGGTGTCGCCGTTCCACTCACCGAAGACGCGCTTGTCGTCGACTGGATCGCCGCGCTTGGAACGCCGGCTCTGATCGTGGCCCGCGCTGGTCTCGGCACTGTCAATCACACGCTGCTTACCGCGTCGCTGCTGCGGCAGCGCGGCATTCCGATAGCGGGTGTCGTGCTGAACGACGGAGCGGATGGTTTGGCACGCGGATATGATCCAAGCGTCGCAACGAATGCGGAATTAATCGAGCGGTACGGCGGTTTGCGGGTTCTGGGTCGTTTTCCGCGCGTAAGCGACGAACCTGAGACAGAAGAACTGGCCGGTAGCGCCGGCCTTACGATAGATTTGACGCCTGTTATAGCGGCGCTGGCTAGTACATAA